From Apium graveolens cultivar Ventura chromosome 9, ASM990537v1, whole genome shotgun sequence, the proteins below share one genomic window:
- the LOC141686244 gene encoding rapid alkalinization factor-like: protein MAPSSVFHLTIFSTLVLTAILISFSATEASGGDSWMPMKPGCTGSIGECMEGNEFDMDSESNRRVLAATKFLTYEMLQNNNPPCSHRGASYQNCQQRAEANLYNRGCSAFRGCRS from the coding sequence ATGGCACCTTCTTCTGTCTTCCATCTCACCATCTTCTCCACTTTAGTTCTTACAGCAATCCTCATCTCATTCTCGGCCACGGAAGCTAGTGGCGGCGATAGCTGGATGCCTATGAAGCCAGGTTGCACAGGGTCTATAGGGGAGTGCATGGAAGGCAATGAATTCGACATGGATTCAGAGAGCAACAGGCGTGTACTAGCAGCTACCAAGTTTTTAACTTATGAAATGTTGCAGAACAACAATCCTCCTTGCTCTCATAGGGGTGCTTCATACCAAAATTGTCAACAACGTGCTGAAGCTAATCTCTATAACCGTGGCTGCAGTGCTTTCAGAGGCTGTCGGAGTTAA